The DNA region aaagtCATGTTCCACAAACCTGGATTTCCCTCGCATGGTACAACACAATGAGTCCAAGAAGAATGGCTGTTGAAAGGCTGATCAGGCCCTTCAGCGCATATGAATAGAGGGAGTCCTGTTAATAAAGGAGATAAAGATCAACATTTAGCAAACCAATAATGAGTGAACAGACCAGGTAAAGTTTTGAATTGTTGGAACATCTGCTTGAAGAGAAGGCACAAGAGGTCTTGCTGAGATGTTCTCAAAAGCATGTGCCTTAAAGGTTTTATGAATGTAGTATATGTTGAATTTAGTGCCCACAGGGTTGTATTCAAAGTCTGACACTTTAGCCTGTAGCAAACATTGACTGATCACAGATGAACTGCTCCATGTATTCTTAATGAGCCGGACATGTGACAGAAGCTACTGTAAACTTTCTTTGATTTTACAATACCTTGCTGTAAAAACCCCTCGACAGCTCCGTCTCAATCACCATGACAATAATGCCAAGCATCCCACAGATCAGGGCGTAGTCACTCAGCTGTTTGCGCTTCCCAAACAGAGCTCTTCTCTGGCCCAGCCGATAGCTAATGTCTctggtcttcttctgtggtacACCGGCATCCTCCCTGCTCAGGGTACCGCTGTCGGCCTTGCTTGAGTCTTCCCTGAGGACTTTGCTGAAGGCATCCTCGAGGATTGCActgtgaaggagctgaagaggcTGCTGGCTTGAATTGATATCCGTGAGGCTGGATCTGACAGTGCTATAACTGCTCAGCGGTCGCACCGCATCACCGTTGACTATGTCGCTGCTTTCAGAGATGTCCGATGGTTGCGGAGTGTGACTGGGAGGAGGGACTTTTAATCCACAATCATGCACCTGGCTTTGTTGGCGTTTCCCTCTCTCCTCAGTTAAATCCTGATTCTCTAGTGAATTGAACTGACTGGCTGAGAACGACTGGACACTTCTGCTGCCTGCGGGGGTGGATGACCTGTGGGTCAGAGGGTTGTAAGGGAGGTGACAGCACTTAAGGATGATGGAAGAATCTCCACATGACTTGCAGGTGTGATCATCTGTTATTGAGCAGTGCGAGTCTTGCTTTGGGCGCGGCTGAACTAAAAGCGGTTCCTTGCCAAAAAGCTGCCTCCAGTTCACACTGACCGCAGGTTGAGGTGGAGTTTTCTGCACTTCAGgacatttgacatttgagtTTAGAGGAATGTTGAACAAATTTGGTTGGGTTGCCTGGATGCTGCCTTTGACTTTAAAATGATTACAAGTCTGCTGTTGCAACTGCTCTCTTTGACCTTTTTGGCGACTGCATTGAGGCATGAAATTATCCTGTGGgtggtttgttgcaggtttcagTGGATCCTTTTGGTTTATTTGCTGTGGTAAAACTTGGCAGGTGTTTTGAAagaaaggcttgctgtatgatgatgatgatgatagaagACGTTTATTGGAAACGCTGGAGACGCAGTCTTGGACTGCAACATGTTGTGATTGTGGCTGAAGAGTTGAAGCCTCTGAATGCTGGAGTGCATCAGGACAGGAGCAACCGCATCCGTCATTTTGCTTTGGATGCTTTTCTTTGGGCTCTACTCTCTCTACTGAGGGTGAATCATTCCCCATGTTGCTAACCTGGCCACATAACAGCAGCCAGTCTTCACCACTCAGCTGTGAAAAGCTCAGGTTTTGGGTTTCCAGTGGCGACATCTGGGCTGTAACTTGTGGAGGACTGCAGCCATTAGATTTTTGGTAAGGTGCAGATGAAATATGCTGAAGGCTTGTCTGCTGTGGGGATGAAGCTGAATCAACTGAACTTCCAGAGTATTGCTTCCCATCAGGAGTGTTTGTCAGTGGGGAAGGTCCTCCGGAGGTGAAATGCTCACGCTCGCCATCATGGAAGACTTCACCTGTTGAGTCAAGTCGACGCGTCGCATTGGTGGGTTTCACTAAAATCAGCCTCATGGTGTTGTTgctgagctgaaattaaatgaCACTCATCATTTTGGTACAAAGTTGTGCAGCAAGTGTGTGATTAATATAGATTAATCAggacataaaaaataaatggtcTTCATGTTTCCATCCACTTTAAAAGTATGCATAAAGTCTGCAAAAGGTTTTTTTAATTGTGCAATTATTTTTCAAAGCTAAAATCATAGTGGTTATGAAAGCAATGCTTCATTTAGTCTCCAAGTGCATGAATGAATGGGAATGTTTCAAAAGCAGATGCAATCAAACTCTTTCCTCTTTCTAGTGTGTATGGAAATCAGAAATGACATTTTCATCATTTGTACCTGAGAATTTTAGAATGTGCTAAATACGGTAGTGAAGGTGATTTTgttattttgatgtttttaaagacattttgtAACCAATCAGGGActatctttatttaaaaaaaataatttcttatTTAGACTAATGAACTATcacaaattatttaaaacacaaagctgctaaatactgtatatttctttACAATAGGTATATTGCTCTTCAAGCACCTCAATTTGTACCATTTgatttttaaagtaattttaaaTACACACCGAAATCTTTATTAGTAAAAGTGCTTCTTACCTTCTTTCTCTATATGTAATTTCTCCAAACTTAGTGAAGCAGCTTACGAATAGAAGGACTGTCAGAGGATGAGTgcaaagaacagcagcagagtggatGCTGAACAGCAGCTTGTCTCTTGCCAGTAGGAACACTCACTAAAGGAGCTTTGGAGACGTTTTCCTTTGAAAGTAATGATTAGAATTCACCATGAAGAAAAAGGGGCAGCAACAGCTGGCCTGGTAAAAGGTTGCCATGCAAATGCACGGGGCGTGGGAGGGTGCAGCAACAGGTTAGGGCACGGAAAAACAAAACCCTGTAACATCAGACCAGAGTGTTAAAGTGGAACATCACACATTCAGGCTCAAAGAAAACCCATTTAAATGAGGAGTGGCCTGATTGATTGctaggaaaaaaaggaaagcaatTGCGTACAATGCaatgtgcaaaataaaacatcattggATGCTGTCATTGAAGCTCTGTGGTTCAAAGGCCTTCAGAAGTCTCTTATCTCCTCTTAAACAGACACGACACTGGGCACAGGTGTCCGTTTTTAAACCTAGTGTTAAATGCATTGAGACACTGAGTGATATTTGTTCCAGGTCTTGTCAAATATTTAGAATTCTTTAAGTCCATTTCTTAAAGATCACTACAGATAacctattttgttgttttgctttaagCTTATGTTACTTTTAcgttacttttacttttacgtTTAGCTGCTTCACCCAACTGTGCTCTGTCCCAGCATGAACAACAGACAAACCTACTGTATAAAGCCTGCAGCTTGCTGGCTCAGCAGCTCAGTATATGAATGTTGCTTTGCTGGAGAAAAGCTTTGTGACCAGTAGCACAGGACACTGCGGTGGGCCATAAAAATTAGTATCAATGTGATTTAAAATCAAGTGTTACCAAAACTGTGTGTAGTCAAAACCCAGACTGATACTGGAAATGTCAGGCAAAACAAAATATTTCCCATTTTCTAGTTGCAGACAATGCAACAGTTTTGAGCCGACTCAAGCTTGAAATTTCAAAGGACCATGACTTGTATTTCTTTTGCGCTTGTTTTGTTCAAAGCATCTTCATTACTTTGTTGAGGTGTTAATGTTTTACTCTCACTAACAGAAGCTGATCCCTTGCAGACAGAATAATGGAATAATGTGGCAGCACTTGTGTTTGGTAAAAGCAGCCACTGGTCCTCTATCAATATATAAAGTGATTTCCATCTGGTACTTAATTGAGATACATATTTGAGGCTGTCTACAAACCAAGtagctgaaaataaaaataaaaaaacaagctgagCACAACTAGGCTTAAAATATAACTGTAGCATTTTACTCTCTCCTAACTACTGTCTGGATCCTTGACATTGGCTAAGGGTCAAAGAACTCAAAACCTGTCTTTATGTCTGGAGCAAGTCTGCACAGATATGACAATAGCCTTTTCAAAGCACCTTAAAAAGACACTGGTTAGATCcccaagaaaacaaaacttttgGTACCTGTGGCTGGCACAGGTACCAACTATGGTGCCTGATGAGCAACCTCTAACTTGGACAGAAACTATGGTCAGAAACTAAAATTTGACCTTCATCTCAAATAACGACAGAAGCAGTTGTACCTTTGAATTTTCATAAATGTTGTATGTTCCTCTTCATATCAAGAGAAAAGCAACAAGAGATGATGATTGAGCAGGGAACTTTAATAAGTTACTCTCAAAACATCTGGCTCCCACCTCCCCATAAGTGctagaaaaaaaagttaaacctAAAGTTATTAGATGCAGAGATGTCTCATTAGAGGCCATGTGCACAGACAAGATGATCAATTGTGACATTTGATAAGGGAAAATTAAGTATTCCTATGTTGTGAATGACAAGAGGAGGAGACTTGTTTCTGGGCAGGCACAGGTGCAACTCCCAATGTAGATGAAATTATATTCCAATGAAAGTCTCCAATGTGCATATGCAGAAAGTTTTCAAATGGCGCTATGGGGGGAAAGAGTATGTTCACTTGGTGTTGTAAGCACTGAAGCGCTGGTTCAGAGGGTTTTCTGGTGCCTTTGTCCACTCTTTCTTTAACACTTGCTTTAGCTGTGACAACCTCATGTTGGGGTTCTCCTGTTTTAGACGAGGCATGTTGACTTCCTCGTATGCAGCAAACGCTGCTTTCATCCTACGCTCTGGGTGGCGGTCCATGTCTTCTGGCCCAACGCTAAAAGACAGGTAAATGGGAAAAATGTTGTTAGCATTTTCGTGTGATGTTCTTTTATATTCTCTGCTATTAATTTTAAGCCAACTCTGCAGAAATCTGAAAGACAACAGGATGGGGCACCTGAGCACAGAAATAGCATCTTCTATTGTTCTTGCTTCCAAAGTTCCTTCATCAGGGACAATTCTGTTCACATTCTCCTCCAATGGAGTTTCCAGATGACTCTTTTCtgtgaaaaaattaaaatttcaaacacaaacaattatTATTCTTATAGCATTTTCCATGCTCAGTCCTAAAACAATTAATTTTATTCTGATTCATTCAATTTTACAAACATTTCTACCTTTTGGTTTAagttgttcctgctgctgctgctgctcattctgAAGCATCTCCTTGATTTGAGCACGCGTGActtttcctccagctgcagcctccttctGGGCTTTGCCTTTTAGTGTGGCATTTTCCTCATCCAGAAGCCGCTgggtttcttttttcctctccaacACTTCCACCCTCctcttttctttgtcatcctgCCCCAgcaaaaaatacaaatcaaaacATTGCGTTCGCAAAAAGTGAAGTCCAACCTCATAATAAAATGAACCTGACTTCTATCAGCTCACCTTTCGCTGCTCTTTTTTGAGTACATGTTTGTCAGTTTCCTGCCACAgcgcatcctcctcctcctgctttttccGAGCATCTGCTACTGccttggcctcagctttgcgGGCTCTGGCTGTGGCAGCCTTTGAGTTCTCGCCCTGGAATTTTTTTGGCATCTCAACAGCTGCTCTTCAGAGGGgagccagaaaaacaaaaccaatgaCAGTTGGTTGACAAGAGATTAACAAAGACTGTTGTTAAAATATATCCTACTGTTGAACATTAGTTACCAAACAACATAGTTCTATTTAGTTCTAGCCTACTTTCAATTGGTAAACGTGTTAATGATTattgttcatttcattttctatgCTGACCAAGCTAAGCTTATTCAACATGGAAGACTGGTGATGCGCACattttgcagctttttaaaaggacgaaaaatgtttaataataatgcaataaatGTATTATCGTACAGCATGAAAAGTAACGCAAATCAAATACTCCTGTTACAGATATTTCACGACTGAGCATCAgtttgaaaaaaacatgaatacacacagcttaaagaaacagaaactgagaggatttgtttcatttatatttgtttcttTACTCGagaaacaaatgtattctttaaAATTGTACAAACCACTGCAGTTATTTTTATTGTAGCTCGTTAGCTTTAGCTAACTGATGTTAGCCTGACAAAAAAGACTGGTTCGTTTCAAAAACGAGTCGTATTGACTTTCCTGACATCACGTTAAGACAAAAAACGTCACGTTTCTCATATGTTGAAGTATAAAGATGGTTTCATACCAGTAtgagaggaaaaacaggtcGTAACTAGACGACTGTTGGCTGTTGTTTCGAAGAGGCATCTGCTACCTCCTCTGAAACCTGGGCGCGCACTGATGACGTATGTATCCCCATTGCCTGTCACCAGTTCAGTGTGTTTCAAGGCTACTTAgttttacagtatatcacaGTCTCAGACGACACCTTCgcagttttatttgtcttcGTCAATGAGTTTCATGTCGTTGTTTTGGCGAGAGTCAACCCTGTCTTTTCTATCTGTTGATTCATGTACATACATTTacaagagttgtttttttattataatattgtttttgcCAAAGACAAAATGTGTCTCGCAGAAATACAAAAGTTCTTAATGCTGTTGTATTCTTAAATCAATTAATAGATGCAGAAGAAATATTACTTCCGGTTTTAATTGTTATAAACAGtttataaaaataacatttacacattttgtacattttcattttacatgatATTAACATTATGTAGCTCACAAAACAACTGGAGAACATATGCACATGTCATTTTCATTCAGAAGTCATTGtcactctcctccagcagaggggaTCTTATGCCCCTGACAGGACGTGCTCTGGACACTGGTCCATCTAATGTGTCATCCTCCAAATCCTtgctttcctcttcctcctcttcttcctccttgccttcgtcatcttcctcttcctcatcgtcCACATCAATCTCACTGTCTTCAGtcttaaaaaaacagatgagaAAAGTTATTCATAGCTGTAACAGAAAGTGCATGTTCATCACCAGGATACAATCAAATGGTTGCTAtacaaacattttcttttagCTACTAACCACTGTAGGCACAGGCACATCCTAATTACAACTGGACAGTGTAACTTTAATCACAGCAATCTATTACCTGTACATCTGGAACCAGCTGACTACTTTCCTCATTTTAAGGAAAAATCCACCCAACACTTTGACATCTTTAGTTTGGAATGTATTGtagaagacaaaaaaatattttcctaCCTCCATATAAGTTATATAATTTAATAGATTAAGAGCAATAATATCACCACATTACAGCCCCTATGacaacacaaatatttttaataagtTATCTTCACTGTGTCAGAGTTGGAGGATGGATTTTTATtgtcaaaacacagatgaacaTTAATGCAACTACAATAGATCCCGCACAAACCTTtactttccttgtttttttgtcaCGATGAACTGAACTTCTGGAAATAGCTAAAGTGCACTTAAAATGcaagtaaacacacagaaaggtgAAATAGAGAAAAAGAGTAGAAGATAGAAATCCAAATaatacaaaactaaaaaaagaatTTGGCTAAACATTACACACAGTGTGATCTATAGGTCCTGTCATTAGAAAATTTAAGCAAATTAAATGAGAagtgggaggaagaaagagagttTTAAATGGGTGCAGCTTTGAATGTACTAACCTCATCACTGTCACCACCCTGCATGCTCCCGATGAATCGAGCTCCTCTTCCTAAGGAAAAAAGAAGTAATACTCAGCATACATAAAAAATGTTTAGAATCCTCAGAACATttgacataaaaaaacaagatgtAAATTGATAGATGAAGTGATTTAAAGTTTATAAACATGTTGCTGTCTACAACTACAACAATTAATGCATGATATCTTTGCTTGCAGACCTGCCATGAGGTTATTGCGTGTGGGCCGTGGCTTTGGAGGTCGAGACTCTTCCATGTCACTCCCTGAACCTTCGTCCTCTGGGACATCCATGTCAGAGTCCTCATCTTTCACTGAAGAAAATGTTTATGAATAGGCAAtaatacagaaaaaaaggattGGTGTGATTTGTTTATGGTATGTGAGAGTGCATGTCTCACAGGAACTCCTCATCagatccctctcctcctctcttattTTGTGCTGCATCATCCTCAGTGTGTTTTCTGCTTCCTGAAACCAGACAAATATTCAAACAGATATTTCTCACATTTTTCAAACATCTGCTGAATGCAAAAGCCACATTAATTTTACTGTTTAAAGTAAATTTCTTTCATTAGCAGAACATTTTGGTTATGCTAATCAGCACCAAGAAGTGCCAATATGGCTCAGCAAAATATAGATGTGCTTTATACAAATGGTTTTATAGGACGTCATTTTATAAAGCATCACCTCGAATCTCTCCTGCTCCAGTCTGTGATATTCATCCAGCTGTGACTCCAAGAAACAAAGGTTCCTAAATTTCTCCACATAGGTTTCATATTGCTTCTGTAGCTCTTCTTCAATCTTCTCATACTCATCCATAAATGCTGGCCTAAAGCATAAAGAAGGAAAACGAGACAAGAAGTTATCATCACATTTAGACCAGCTCTGGTGTGTTAATTATGTTTATTATATCATGTGACTGGGGCATGGGGGGATACAACATGTATGTTGCTACTTTATTGTCAATAAGGCAAATGGGCCTTGGGAATACATGAGTAATGTCTGTTTAAGGGCTGCATGTGTGGATTAACAACTCAATGCAACGTCAGAAGGTGATCTAATGACAAGGTCGGGAGTGCATGTGTGAAAGAGGCTCACTTTCGCTATGGGACTGAGCAAACCCTCTCTATAAGGACTGTTGAGATGCAAACTGACCTGACACTCTGCAGAGTCTGGAGCCTTTTCTGATTCCTTTCAAgttcctgcttcttcttttctATCTTGGCATCCAGACTGGTCGCATCAGACACAACATTATTTACCATCTCATTAGTCTTTTCCACACTTTCcttaacaataaacacaaaagacaTAGGGCAAAGTCAGCAcacttttatatataaaaataagacCTGTAAGTAATAAAAATGAAGTTTTCCAGACTAAATACTGACCAAAACCTCCTTAATGGCAGACCTCAGGGCCTTTTCAGTCTCATTAATCTCCAAAGGTCTGGCAATAGCCGCAGTTCTCATCTCCTATGGGAGCATTACAACATCTCATGTATCATCTGCATCACTGTGATTATCAGTGATTTAAAGACTGAAGATGTAGGGaattgtttgtcagtgtgtttccTCTCACCCTGAGGTCCACCTCTTTTCCCAGTAAATCATACAAAGATGCACCTTTGAGTGTAACCTCTGATGCTAGCTGCCGAGCCGCTTTAAGGTCTGAAATCTAAAGGGGAAAAAGACAGATGGAGTCAGAATTGGCAGCATACTGGAAGAGGAATCATGGCATCTGGACTTTATAGATCCAGTTGCTATTACTCAACCTTAAGAAAATCTTACCTGGGTAACTGAGAATCTTAACCAACATAATTGGCAGCTTAGGTCTGTTTCTAGGTCATTTCACTCTCTCGTCACATCACATCTCACATCTTTGAAATTGCACAATCAATTTTTTTAGTCCCAATTTATTCTTGTATTCAGTGCTGTCTCTCTGACTTAACTCAGTGACTGAAAATAGGCAAAGATAAACAACATTGCACAGTAAATTGTATCTCACCCGAGAGCTGATGTCAAACTTAAATTTGCTGTTGTCCTCCTCAACTTGGTCTTCCAGGGCCATCTGCTTGGTCTTCATAGCACTGTATAGTACTGAGGTCACCTTTAGCATCTCCTTCACTGCATAGCCATCAGCCTGGTAAAGATGCTTGGTGTTCAACTTAATATGAGCTTTTGTTGCCTGTAATTATGTGCGAAAGTGGTTTAGACAAGCAGCAATACAACAAACCaacataaagtaaaaataaactgtATGTTCTGTATAAAGATAAGATAGATGTCACCATGAACTGAGCCACAGCCTTGATGAAAAATATTCTGTCTGACTCCATATCCACATCTGTGGGAATATCCATGTGAGGCTCATATCTTGATGCAACAGAGAAATAGGCAAAggtaaaaagcagaaaaaagaaaTTTCACTGtttaacacagaaaacaaagcatgaAAGCAGGAAGCTGTTCCACACACCAAAACTTTCTATGGATCTTAAACATACCTCTTTACAAGCCATATGAGTATTTCTGCCACTAAAGAGAAGTTGGGTGTCCTGAAGTTCTCCATAGATATTAACCGAGGGTAGCCCAAAGCCCTCATCATTTCTGTGAAATCTTCCAAAAAAGATGCCAGCAttacacaaacataaaccaaaGCTCTCATTTGGGTGTTTCgtgtaatgtgttttttacaCAACTTGGAGCATCACCTACTTCTTAAGTCTCTGTAGGACATTATGACCTGTGGGAATTGTACCACAAAACGTGTGCTGGTTCCCCCTGTTGCAGGCAAATAGAAAAGTAGACTGAACTTTAACATTATAGACCAATGCGCATTCCATTCAACTTGTGTGTAACCTAGATATACTGATTTGGCTGGTAATTATTTAACAATACAGTGGATTTGGAGCTAAACCATAGCGTCTATATTGAACGTCCTCCACAACACTGTGGTAAATTTTGATCTGTAGTGGATTGTTTTAGATAAACCACGTTTGAGCAGCTATTAAGAACATCGGGGTGAATTAACGTaaactagctagctaactaTGCCAGCTAAGCTAACAATGTATAGCTAGCTTGGAAATAGCTGGACGTTAGCACAAACGATTAGAGTCACCTGGATTTAACAAGTTAGTTGGACAGAGTTTTTCCTAATGACTTGATCCCTAAAGATAAGACGCAACAAATCACATTCACGAACCTGATGATGGTTTTTCTCTTTGCTGTATCTGAACTAGGCGTTCGTTCGCCTCACAGTTGGTAGCTATGGAAACCAATTCTTCATCTACGGAAGCTTAACACGGTCAAAATTCACAAATGGCTCTAGGTTATATAAACAATTAAATTATATAGATATTTCGAAGCTGAAGAAGGTTCTACGGCGCATCGGCGGTATATTCTCACGTGTAAGGTCAAATTTGAGTGGATCTAAATATTTTAAGATTTGTGCTTATGGTGCAGCGTAGCCGACGGTCGCGTGGCGGCGACACCGTTCAAGCTGCGCAGCAGACTTGTTCTGTGGACGCAGAGCACGATGGAGCAAACCGCGGAGACGTCTCACAACAATTGTCCGACTGAAAATGAATCTTCTGGATGTGGCCTCCACAGTAAGCGCCTGAAAGAGCTGGAGAATGCTGCGCTGCAAACGACATTAATATCACGGATGGAGACTGAGTCCGCGGCGGACGCCGGCAGCGGGTCGGAACCGCGGTCCCGGGAAGGCGAGCTGTCGAACGGCTTGTCCTTGAACCAGCGCTCGGCTCCTGCGCAGCTGCGCGCGGACACGGAGGTGGAGGAAGTGGGGTCGGGCAGACGCGTGGCCaaggagcgggtggaggaggagaggacccTGACGGACCATTTAAACAAGCGGCTGCTCTCGTCGTTTCTGGAGAAGCTTAACGAAAGGGACCTGGCTCTGCCCGGCGTCCAGCGGCTGGACTGCGCTGTCGCCGACGAGGACTCCAACAGGGCCGCGGATGAGTGGTGACTCACCGGACGAGCGCGTCAGGGCCGCGGTGCGCGGAAGCACAATGTCTCATTCAAAGACTCGCACATTGATACTGCAAGTTGGAACGTGTGAACGGGAATGTTTAGTTTTGTACACCGCGAGTTAGAGAAAGATGAAAGCAATGCAATAAACGACGATCACGTGACATGGCTGCTCCTGTACTTACATGTGCTGCAGTGGATGTGTTCATTATACAGCAGGTGTCACCAGAACGGCGTTTACACGCTGTGATGAAACGTTAGGCCACAGTGAGATTATTGAGAGACGGAAGGAAACTGGAGATGTTTTGTACAAGGACAGTTTACTGCTCTGGTGTCTGGCTCAGTTAA from Betta splendens chromosome 4, fBetSpl5.4, whole genome shotgun sequence includes:
- the kcnn1b gene encoding small conductance calcium-activated potassium channel protein 1b isoform X2, encoding MRLILVKPTNATRRLDSTGEVFHDGEREHFTSGGPSPLTNTPDGKQYSGSSVDSASSPQQTSLQHISSAPYQKSNGCSPPQVTAQMSPLETQNLSFSQLSGEDWLLLCGQVSNMGNDSPSVERVEPKEKHPKQNDGCGCSCPDALQHSEASTLQPQSQHVAVQDCVSSVSNKRLLSSSSSYSKPFFQNTCQVLPQQINQKDPLKPATNHPQDNFMPQCSRQKGQREQLQQQTCNHFKVKGSIQATQPNLFNIPLNSNVKCPEVQKTPPQPAVSVNWRQLFGKEPLLVQPRPKQDSHCSITDDHTCKSCGDSSIILKCCHLPYNPLTHRSSTPAGSRSVQSFSASQFNSLENQDLTEERGKRQQSQVHDCGLKVPPPSHTPQPSDISESSDIVNGDAVRPLSSYSTVRSSLTDINSSQQPLQLLHSAILEDAFSKVLREDSSKADSGTLSREDAGVPQKKTRDISYRLGQRRALFGKRKQLSDYALICGMLGIIVMVIETELSRGFYSKDSLYSYALKGLISLSTAILLGLIVLYHAREIQLFMVDNGADDWRIAMTFERIFFVALELLVCAIHPIPGRYVFTWTARLAFSYTASIADADVDIILSVPMFLRLYLIGRVMLLHSKLFTDASSRSIGALNKINFDTRFVMKTLMTICPGTVLLVFSVSCWIIAAWTVRVCERYHDAQELTSTFLGAMWLISITFLSIGYGDMVPHTYCGKGVCLLTGIMGAGCTALVVAVVARKSELTRAEKHVHNFMMDTQLYKKIKNTAANVLRETWLIYKNTKLVKKIEYAKVRHHQRKFLQAIHHFR
- the kcnn1b gene encoding small conductance calcium-activated potassium channel protein 1b isoform X1, translating into MRLILVKPTNATRRLDSTGEVFHDGEREHFTSGGPSPLTNTPDGKQYSGSSVDSASSPQQTSLQHISSAPYQKSNGCSPPQVTAQMSPLETQNLSFSQLSGEDWLLLCGQVSNMGNDSPSVERVEPKEKHPKQNDGCGCSCPDALQHSEASTLQPQSQHVAVQDCVSSVSNKRLLSSSSSYSKPFFQNTCQVLPQQINQKDPLKPATNHPQDNFMPQCSRQKGQREQLQQQTCNHFKVKGSIQATQPNLFNIPLNSNVKCPEVQKTPPQPAVSVNWRQLFGKEPLLVQPRPKQDSHCSITDDHTCKSCGDSSIILKCCHLPYNPLTHRSSTPAGSRSVQSFSASQFNSLENQDLTEERGKRQQSQVHDCGLKVPPPSHTPQPSDISESSDIVNGDAVRPLSSYSTVRSSLTDINSSQQPLQLLHSAILEDAFSKVLREDSSKADSGTLSREDAGVPQKKTRDISYRLGQRRALFGKRKQLSDYALICGMLGIIVMVIETELSRGFYSKDSLYSYALKGLISLSTAILLGLIVLYHAREIQLFMVDNGADDWRIAMTFERIFFVALELLVCAIHPIPGRYVFTWTARLAFSYTASIADADVDIILSVPMFLRLYLIGRVMLLHSKLFTDASSRSIGALNKINFDTRFVMKTLMTICPGTVLLVFSVSCWIIAAWTVRVCERYHDAQELTSTFLGAMWLISITFLSIGYGDMVPHTYCGKGVCLLTGIMGAGCTALVVAVVARKSELTRAEKHVHNFMMDTQLYKKIKNTAANVLRETWLIYKNTKLVKKIEYAKVRHHQRKFLQAIHQLRKVKMEQRKLIDQANTVADLAKTQNMMYDLVVELQHRSEELNRRIVALEEKLDSILHSVQSLPVVLSQAVTKLQRDFLDDLACRVHFLSSSLSSECCSAPVRQLCPGSTPLGTSYNL
- the ccdc124 gene encoding coiled-coil domain-containing protein 124 yields the protein MPKKFQGENSKAATARARKAEAKAVADARKKQEEEDALWQETDKHVLKKEQRKDDKEKRRVEVLERKKETQRLLDEENATLKGKAQKEAAAGGKVTRAQIKEMLQNEQQQQQEQLKPKEKSHLETPLEENVNRIVPDEGTLEARTIEDAISVLSVGPEDMDRHPERRMKAAFAAYEEVNMPRLKQENPNMRLSQLKQVLKKEWTKAPENPLNQRFSAYNTK
- the cluap1 gene encoding clusterin-associated protein 1 homolog; the protein is MSYRDLRNFTEMMRALGYPRLISMENFRTPNFSLVAEILIWLVKRYEPHMDIPTDVDMESDRIFFIKAVAQFMATKAHIKLNTKHLYQADGYAVKEMLKVTSVLYSAMKTKQMALEDQVEEDNSKFKFDISSRISDLKAARQLASEVTLKGASLYDLLGKEVDLREMRTAAIARPLEINETEKALRSAIKEVLESVEKTNEMVNNVVSDATSLDAKIEKKKQELERNQKRLQTLQSVRPAFMDEYEKIEEELQKQYETYVEKFRNLCFLESQLDEYHRLEQERFEEAENTLRMMQHKIREEERDLMRSSLKDEDSDMDVPEDEGSGSDMEESRPPKPRPTRNNLMAGRGARFIGSMQGGDSDETEDSEIDVDDEEEEDDEGKEEEEEEEESKDLEDDTLDGPVSRARPVRGIRSPLLEESDNDF